From Candidatus Nanohalococcus occultus:
CCTGTGCCATGGTAGCGATGGTGAAGACGCCTGTGATCGCGGATGCGATCTGACCTAGAAGCGCGCCTGCTAGCTCAAAGCCGAAGAACGAAGGCAGTCCGAAGAAGCTTGTGAATACTCCGGTGCCGACAAGTACGGTGGCTCCGAGTACGAAAAGCTTGAACCGGTGTCCTTCTGTGAGGTTCCAGCTGCTTTCCAGGGCTTCGATAAAGTTCTCGTCTTCCACTGTAACGTAAACGTTCCAGTAGTAGAGAGCTGTCAGCAGGAAGAAACCTGGGATGATCAGTGCGATAAATCCTGCCGCTACGATCAATGCGAAGGCTAATCCGCCTGCGATCAGGTTTAGAGCTGCCATCAGCATGTTACGGGAGTAAAACTCCTCTCTGATGGTTTCTGTTTCCTCGCTTACAAATGTTCTAATCGATACGATTGTTAGAACCAGTGATGCGAGATAAGCTACGCCTGCTATAACTGCTGCTGCCTCTATAGGTACTGGAAGCGCTAAGGCAGTTCCGACTCCGATAGGGTCGTATAGGTTTGACTGTGCGAGTGTCTGACTTGCTGCGGTCGTAACAAGACCGAGGATGAAGTACAGACCTGCGAGCATCAAACCGTTTTTCTGGAATGTGCGTTCGAAACCATCGCTTAGGGCTTCGAAAATGTCTAGTTCCATGTTAGAATTTGCGTTAAGTAAAATAAAAAGAATGTAGGTGAAAGAGTGCTGGTCTGAGGCCAGACTGGTTTAGAAGAGGTCTCCTAGTCCTTCTTCTGCTCCGTCGTCTTCCTCTTCCTCTTCTTCCTCTTCTTCCTCAGCGTCGTCCTCATCTGCTGATTCGGAAGCGTCAGCTGCTCCGCCTGCTGCGGCGCCGCCAGCTGCTACTGCAGTTTCCATAGCTTCTTCGATGTCAACGTCTTCAAGTGCTGCTACAAGAGCCTTGATTTCTGTCTCATCTACTTCTAGGTCTGCTGCGTCTACGATTGCCTGAAGGTTGTCTTCGTTGACTTCCTTTCCGGCTTCGTGAAGAGTAAGTGCTGCGTATACAAGTTCCATTATTTTCTCACCTCGTCTATGGGAAACCAACAACGGCTTACCCTTAAAAAAGACGAACACATAGCTGAACTTAGATGGATCTAGAAAGGCTGCCCGATTCTATACGTTTGAAACTAGAAGCCGAAGACGAGCGACAGCTTTGGGAACGAGCAGAAAAGAAGGGTCTGAAAACATTAGCAGAGGAAAACGGTTTCAAACCGTACAATCTCTACAGCTGGCGAGCTGAAAAAACATTTTTACCTAAAAAAGTTGTTCAACTGATCTTAGAGAATCCTGAAATCGCAGAGATTAAAGGAGAAGGCCGAAGCCGGCCGACCAAAGATTTTCAGCCGGAAAACATAACCGATGAGCTTCTGACAAGGATATCTGAATCAGTCTCCGTAAACAAGGAGGGTGTCCCGATATATCAGAACACCGATAGAGGGTGTGCTAAACGTTTCATTCAGCTTTTGGACGAACTTGGAGCGGTTCCGTACTCGGTGTATGATAGAGATGTCTATGAGGTACGTTACCCGAAGTATCTTCACGAAATTTTCGAGAAAAAAGTTTTCGAACCGGTTTTCTGGGTAAAGGTTGATGAGTCCGGATCCGTTCAAAACGGCCGGCTAGAAGCCGAGGGCAAGACCATGGGTGTCAGTGAGTTCGACGGCAGGCTTTACTCTCGTGAAAAACGGTTACAGTTAGCGATTGAGAGAAAGGATAGTAAGGAAATAGAAGAGTTGATGGCGGCCGAAGCCGCCAGGATAAGAGAAGCCTTCGAGTGAACTATTCTTCGTCGGCTTCTTCCTCGGATTCGTCCTCTGACTCATCTTCTGAGTCGTCAGATTCCTCTTCGGATTCTTCTGCTTCAGACTCGTCATCTTCAGCTTCGTCAAGATCGACGTCTTCAAGGTCAAGCTGGCTTTCCAGTCCTCTTGAACTTGAGGCTGCGAGTGCCAGTGCTTCCTTGATTGTTTCCTTGACAGGTAGTCCTTCGCTGATCGCAAGGTTCTTTGCGTTCTGGACTGCCTTTGAGACGATTGTCGATGCTGTCCTGTCGTTGATAACTCCTGCGTTGACCGCAAGGTTGAACGAGCGGATTGCTGCGGCTTCGACGTCCTTTCTGTAAGCTTCCGTATCGATGTCCAAGTCTTCGCGTGTGAAAACCTGATCCTGTGCGAAAGCTAGCTTGAGATCAAGTCCGATCTCAAGAGGTTCGATTCCAAGCTGGTTCAGTAGGTCGGCATCTTCCCGGGTGATTTCCTCGCCCTGTTCGATGATGACTCCTGATTTGGTGACGTGGATTGAACCATCGTCTACCTGTACCTGGAGACCTGCCTGCTGTAGCTTTCCAAGCATAGGTCCTGGGCCGATCCCGGTATCGCCTTCGTCGACTTCGATGTCGGTAGGTGCGATCTCTCCTCCCTGTGCTGCTGCGCTTGTCTTGTTCTTCTTGATAAGGCTGAACAGCTGGAAAGGATCCTTTTCAGAGAAGATGAATGCCGGCTGAACTGCTTCGTTCAGATCAAGCTGGTCGACTCCATCTCTATCGGAGTTCTCCAGTGCGAGATCCATCAGAGTCTTTCTCGACATACGAACTGTCGCAAACTCCTTCATCTCCTTTTTGATATCCTGTAGCTGACGTGCTGGAAGAGAGTGCATGTCTAGAACTCCTACGACATCGAAGTTCTCGATGTTTTCCTGGAACTCTTCGACCTTTGCTTCTTTCTCTTCACGGCTCATCTGCTTTGGGGTTGGTTGTACCATTAGTACGAAACACCTCGTGTTTCTTGGCTAACAGAGAAGATCTTTGATTCGAAAATCTTCGCAGATTTTCTTGTAGAAAATCCGTTGGATTTTAGACTTCGCATTAGTTCTGGACCTCCACTGTTGGACCCATTGTGGTTTTGAGTAGAATGTTCTTCAGGTTGTTCTCTCCTTCAGGTAGCTGCTCTACAAGGAAGTTGTAAACTGTCTGTGCGTTCCTTGCTACGTTTGAAGCGTCCTGTTCCTCGTTTCCGATCTTTAACTGGATTAGAGGTTCTTCCTTCAGTCTTACACTGATTGTGGATCGAAGACCTTCGATCTTCTCGGTCGGGTTGCTTCCTGGAGGCATTGGATCCGGCATCATGTCCCGTGGTCCAAGTACCTGTCCTAGGTGCTGTCCGATGTCAGGCATCAGAGGTGCTTCTGCGATCAGGAAGTCGTATTCCTCTGCGATGTCCTTTGCTTCATCCGGGTTCTCGAACAGATCTTCAAGTTCGTTTTCTGTAATTGTCAGATCTGCTGCGTCTCCACCGTTGTTTACAAGCGTGTCTCCGATTACTGCGATCTTTACGTCCTCGTCTGCCTGGTATGGCAGCTTGAGTCCTTCGTTAACACGGTTGTTCGGGTTGGAAAGATCGATCTTCCCAAGGTTGATGATCATATCGATCGACTGGTTGAAGTTACGTGCTTTTGCTTCTGCTACTGCGTCTTCAACTGCTGTCTCAAAGTTCACTCGGTCTCACCTGAGAGCGTGTGATTGAGAAAATTTGTTTCATTTCCATCTTATATTCCCTCCTCGTCTTCTAGCTGCTGGTCGTACTTACCGTCAGCGATCTCTTGTTGGGCTTCGTATGCTTCTACGCCTTCAAGCGTGACTCCCATTGACTGAGCTGTTCCAAGGATTTCCTTACATGCTCCGCGGAGATCCATTGCCTGTAGATCACTTGCTTTCATCCGAGCTACCTTACATAGCTGCTCGAAACTCATGTCTGCGACCTTGTTCAGGTTAGGTTCTCCTGAGCCTTTCGGAATCCCTAGCTCGTCGATAAGTAGCTGTGCTGCTGGAGGCTTTCCTACTTCGATTTCGAATTCTCCGGTTTCCTCATCGACAATAACGTCGACAGGTACTTCCATTCCTTCGAAACTTGCTGTCTGTTCATTGATTTTATTTACAACGTCTCCGACGTTGGTTGGTAGTGGACCTAGTTCTGGTCCTAGCGGAGGTCCTGCGCTAGCACTTCCTCCTTCTATGAGTGTCGAAATTGTTTTTTTGTCTCCCATAGTAGTATAACTCGTTTAACTTGATTTCTTGCGAACCATATCGACGTCTACAGTTGTTGGAATAGGAACTGCGGCATCGAGTAGCTCGATTGTGATTTCGCGGTTTGTATCATCGACGCGTTTGACCTTTGCGTTCTCTCCTTTGAACGCTCCGCCGATGACTTCTACTTCATCTCCTTCCTCGATCTTGATGTCCTCCTGCTCTTCGCTGAGGTACTTTTCGATCTGATCGACTCCTACTTCGTTATCGATTATTCCACGCAGGTGTCTTAGATCGCTTGCTAGATCGCGGATAACCGATTCCTTGCCTTCTATGAAGATGTATCCTTTCAGCTCTTCCGGATGGAAGACGGCTTTGATATCAAGGTTCTGAGCCTTGACCTCTGATTTCATTTCGTTGATCGCCGTCTTTTCACGGCCTCGTGTGGTTCGTGCTGTTAGAATCATTGTTTGGTTTATCCCAGTAGGTACTGTGGAATCAGGTTCTGTAGCAGATAGAATACGAATCCGATAGCGCCGATTAAAATAATCCCTGCGCCAGTAATCTTCGCCGACATCTCGAACTCATCTCTGTCCGGTCTTTCGGCAATCTTTAGAACTCTCTTGTACTCGTTAAGCTTCGATTCTACTCTGCTCTTAATCTTCTTTGGTTTTAGCTCCATGAAGTATCACCTAATGTCAGCTAAGAGAGAATTACAGCATTAACGACTATGCTTTCCCTCCCACGTGCGTGGTGCTGACGGGGTTCAAATTAAAAACCGGTAGGAAATTTTTTATACCGTCCCCAGCATTCCGGTTCTAGACAAACTTCATCTCGCTGAATAGGTCAGCTGTCTTTTCCTTCCCAAGTATCAGGTAGATCGCCCAGCCCAGAGGTATCAGCCAGATCAAAACAAGGTAGATAATCTTCTGTTCGGAGGACAGATCCTCTCTTACAAGACTGTCAAATGTTGTATACAGCTTTCCAAGCAGTTCGGCAAGACTTACCAGTACTGCTGTAAGTATAACTGTTCCGAAAATACTTGTGACTGCGACATCAAGCATGAATCAACTTTCTCGCCGTAGCTTATAGTTTTTAGTTTGTTTGATCTTCTATGTTGAATTCGTGTGATCCGTCGACGTATGCGTCACTGGATCCTTGTGTTGCGAATCTGATTCTGTTGATTTCTCCTGTTATTCCGCTGAGTGTTCTGGTGTATGCGCCGTTATCTATGTTTATGCTCCAATCCGTGCCGTCGTAAGACAGTTCTATTTCGTGCGTACCGCTGCTATCAATCCCTGTATTATAACTGTTATCTCGTTTTCCTAGGTATCCTGGACTTGTGCTTTGAGCATCGAAAACATGTATATTGTTATCAGGCAGGTGGACAGCAAACATAGTGTTGCCGTTACTGTTTTCCGCTTCTAAAATACCGTGGTATCGATCATCCACGCCATCTGAAGGACTTAGGCTTGTTTGCTCGTAACTGAGCGTAAGATCTTGGCTGTAGCCGTCGTTATACTCGAAAACTGCCTGTTCGTCCGAACCGCTGCCTGTTGAGAAAAGTGACTCAATCCTCGGTTCGGTTATGGTTACGCCAGAATCGGAAGAAATCGAGTCTGCTGTGAAAAGACCTGTTACAGGGGTTGGAGCAGGAGAAAGACTGCGGCATTGGAATGTGGCGTCACTCCCGTCACCAGATACTATTCTCATTAGCTCTTGGCTGCTGAATCTTTCATCCACGGTTATACGGAAAGAGTTCTGAGGTGCTACTACTGTCTCGCTTGCGGTAAAGCTTTCGGTTGAGCCGTTCACCACTACTGATATCTGAGAGGTGTTTAGGCGGTCCTCGTCCTGTCCGTTCCTCATTGAAAACATTGTATGGGTTGTATTCGCCCAGCAGCTCATCATGGTGAGTTCGCCGGGGTTGAAATCCGGTACGGTGTCTTCCGGACTCTGGCTGTTGATTATGCCGAAGATCTGATCGGAGACAACGCCGACAGCTGCGACTGTCAAGCCCATCAAAAGTATTACTGCGATCGCCTGGTTTTGGCCTTTCATACAGTAGTTGTTGAGATGCTTGGATAAAAAGTATAGAGAAAAAAGAGGTGAGTTCCTAGATGAACTCGACGCCTAGTTCCTGTTCGATCTCTTCTTCGTACTCGTCTTTGTGAGTCTTTTCCTGACCGTAGATCTGAGGTGAGTTGACTCCTGTGACGATGATCATTGACTGAAGTGTCTCGTCCAT
This genomic window contains:
- the rpl12p gene encoding 50S ribosomal protein P1, producing MELVYAALTLHEAGKEVNEDNLQAIVDAADLEVDETEIKALVAALEDVDIEEAMETAVAAGGAAAGGAADASESADEDDAEEEEEEEEEEDDGAEEGLGDLF
- the rplJ gene encoding 50S ribosomal protein L10, translated to MVQPTPKQMSREEKEAKVEEFQENIENFDVVGVLDMHSLPARQLQDIKKEMKEFATVRMSRKTLMDLALENSDRDGVDQLDLNEAVQPAFIFSEKDPFQLFSLIKKNKTSAAAQGGEIAPTDIEVDEGDTGIGPGPMLGKLQQAGLQVQVDDGSIHVTKSGVIIEQGEEITREDADLLNQLGIEPLEIGLDLKLAFAQDQVFTREDLDIDTEAYRKDVEAAAIRSFNLAVNAGVINDRTASTIVSKAVQNAKNLAISEGLPVKETIKEALALAASSSRGLESQLDLEDVDLDEAEDDESEAEESEEESDDSEDESEDESEEEADEE
- a CDS encoding 50S ribosomal protein L1: MNFETAVEDAVAEAKARNFNQSIDMIINLGKIDLSNPNNRVNEGLKLPYQADEDVKIAVIGDTLVNNGGDAADLTITENELEDLFENPDEAKDIAEEYDFLIAEAPLMPDIGQHLGQVLGPRDMMPDPMPPGSNPTEKIEGLRSTISVRLKEEPLIQLKIGNEEQDASNVARNAQTVYNFLVEQLPEGENNLKNILLKTTMGPTVEVQN
- a CDS encoding 50S ribosomal protein L11, with amino-acid sequence MGDKKTISTLIEGGSASAGPPLGPELGPLPTNVGDVVNKINEQTASFEGMEVPVDVIVDEETGEFEIEVGKPPAAQLLIDELGIPKGSGEPNLNKVADMSFEQLCKVARMKASDLQAMDLRGACKEILGTAQSMGVTLEGVEAYEAQQEIADGKYDQQLEDEEGI
- a CDS encoding transcription elongation factor Spt5 produces the protein MILTARTTRGREKTAINEMKSEVKAQNLDIKAVFHPEELKGYIFIEGKESVIRDLASDLRHLRGIIDNEVGVDQIEKYLSEEQEDIKIEEGDEVEVIGGAFKGENAKVKRVDDTNREITIELLDAAVPIPTTVDVDMVRKKSS
- a CDS encoding protein translocase SEC61 complex subunit gamma translates to MELKPKKIKSRVESKLNEYKRVLKIAERPDRDEFEMSAKITGAGIILIGAIGFVFYLLQNLIPQYLLG